The DNA segment GGGCTTCAAGCCAATCGAGGCTTGCGCCGATGACCTCCCGCTCCCAAGGCAGGGAGTAGAAAGCGTGGTTCGCGCCCTCGACCAGGTGGCAATGCCAGGGCCTTCGGGCCGTCTCGGTCAGCCGCTGGAAGTGCGCGACAGAATCCGGAGTCGTTGGATCGGCGTTGCCATAGACGAAGAGCACGTCACCCCTGAAGCCCGCGAACCGGCCGATCCAGTCGATGTCCTTGTCAGAGGCACTGCCCTTCTCCCCCGCTCCTTTGCCTCCACCCAGCATGGCTCGTTTGATCATCCCGAGCTGCAGCTTGCCGCCGATCAGCTTCGACCAGGTCTCGCGTCGAAACAGCTTGGCGGCGTATTGCCGCAGGATGCCCTTCTTCTTGGCCTTGTCCATGGCGTCACGACTGGCGCCGACGATGGGAGCCGACCAGAGCATCAACTGGGTGCACTCCGGCACGAGGGTCCCGGTCCCGATCGCAACTTCACTCCCGGAGCAGTCGCCGAGGAAGGCCAGCTTGCTGACGCCGGCCTGAGAGAGCATGACCTGAGAGGCGGCGACCGTGTCCTGGATCATCGTGCTCAGGGTGGTCGTGGCAGCATCGCCCTCGCTATCACCGCGACCTCGGAAATCGAAGCGCAGGACCGCAAAGCCACGCTCACAGGCCTGCCGGGCCAGCTTCACGAACATCTGATGGGCGCCGATTCGATAGCCGGCCCAGCCGTGGAGCAGCACCAGGCCGACCGGCCGCACGCTTCCCTCGGGAAGGTGCAAGACCCCC comes from the Armatimonadia bacterium genome and includes:
- a CDS encoding alpha/beta fold hydrolase → MEQHLHFDCEGSRLLGVLHLPEGSVRPVGLVLLHGWAGYRIGAHQMFVKLARQACERGFAVLRFDFRGRGDSEGDAATTTLSTMIQDTVAASQVMLSQAGVSKLAFLGDCSGSEVAIGTGTLVPECTQLMLWSAPIVGASRDAMDKAKKKGILRQYAAKLFRRETWSKLIGGKLQLGMIKRAMLGGGKGAGEKGSASDKDIDWIGRFAGFRGDVLFVYGNADPTTPDSVAHFQRLTETARRPWHCHLVEGANHAFYSLPWEREVIGASLDWLEARSLEGGSGAHP